A single region of the Agromyces sp. Leaf222 genome encodes:
- a CDS encoding alpha/beta hydrolase has protein sequence MHPLPGDPVVLRRTGQRYAETASAIRDAVATLDRIAEPSAMVSLAIDRVRTDAARLAGDIGAAERRYGETGDALVDYASALESAQDDADRAIRDADDAAGQSATFEARDRTLRSRLRAMPDDAAAADIRALERSITAVGAELDRSDGAAESARQRWQEAVEARDRAARAAIERIRGVVDGSDLNDSFWDDVGGAFGAVFDAIGDALKAIAGAVVAAVMAIVEAVIVLIAAVLVVVAAIVLLGLAVVAALIVAALAIAALLIVVVAAALLAFVAIALIAGLLLVTAGLVLLVAAAIAVILAAVVGLALLLLSSPLFWSLVLGAAGLIALVLAWRVAIEIFAPTPEVTPFEPGADESRESHAAWEDANAVTEIDSLDDLVGLEGLSDTMGGESQTVVDIVRMEGEPARYIVTLPSTQDWQAAGVFFGQDMNGDGAVNDLDTNIVLRLFPDVRTQYERAVLDAMTKAGIGPDDPVLLVGFSQGGILAGHLAANRSDAFNFEGVVAYGAPIDDMAIPSKTTVVSMQHEGDIVHQLDLTGPPRSTDTWTTYSRDVPPGVNPSTGEPYSAQPHNNVAYQQTARDLLAADPTIDDGLAQFFGTVGDSAQYTFAE, from the coding sequence ATGCATCCGCTTCCCGGTGACCCGGTCGTGCTTCGCCGCACCGGCCAGCGCTACGCCGAGACCGCCTCCGCGATCCGCGATGCCGTCGCCACCCTCGACCGCATCGCCGAGCCGTCGGCGATGGTCAGCCTCGCGATCGATCGCGTGCGAACGGATGCCGCGAGGCTCGCCGGCGACATCGGCGCCGCCGAGCGGCGATACGGCGAGACCGGCGACGCGCTCGTCGACTACGCATCGGCCCTCGAGTCCGCGCAGGACGATGCCGATCGCGCCATCCGCGACGCGGATGACGCCGCCGGCCAGTCCGCGACGTTCGAGGCCCGTGACCGCACGCTGCGCTCGCGTCTGCGGGCGATGCCCGACGACGCCGCGGCAGCCGACATCCGGGCCCTCGAGCGCTCGATCACCGCCGTCGGCGCCGAACTCGACCGAAGTGACGGGGCAGCCGAATCGGCGCGACAGCGCTGGCAGGAGGCCGTCGAGGCCAGGGATCGCGCCGCGCGGGCGGCGATCGAGCGCATTCGTGGCGTCGTCGACGGCAGCGACCTCAACGACTCGTTCTGGGATGACGTGGGCGGTGCGTTCGGCGCCGTGTTCGACGCGATCGGCGATGCGCTCAAGGCGATCGCCGGGGCTGTCGTCGCGGCGGTGATGGCCATCGTCGAGGCGGTCATCGTGCTCATCGCGGCAGTGCTGGTGGTGGTCGCCGCGATCGTGCTGCTCGGCCTCGCGGTGGTTGCCGCGCTCATCGTCGCGGCACTCGCGATCGCTGCCCTGCTCATCGTCGTCGTGGCCGCAGCGCTGCTCGCGTTCGTGGCCATCGCGCTCATCGCCGGGCTGCTGCTCGTCACCGCAGGGCTCGTGCTCCTCGTCGCGGCGGCCATCGCGGTGATCCTGGCCGCAGTCGTCGGGCTCGCACTGCTGTTGCTCAGCAGCCCGCTCTTCTGGTCACTCGTGCTGGGCGCGGCCGGTCTCATCGCGCTCGTGCTCGCGTGGCGCGTGGCGATCGAGATCTTCGCGCCGACGCCCGAGGTCACGCCGTTCGAGCCCGGCGCCGACGAGAGCCGTGAGTCGCATGCGGCTTGGGAGGATGCGAACGCGGTCACCGAGATCGACAGCCTCGACGACCTCGTCGGTCTCGAGGGACTCTCCGACACGATGGGCGGCGAATCCCAGACCGTCGTCGACATCGTCCGCATGGAGGGCGAGCCGGCGCGCTACATCGTGACGCTGCCGAGCACGCAGGACTGGCAGGCCGCCGGCGTCTTCTTCGGACAGGACATGAACGGCGACGGCGCGGTCAACGACCTCGACACGAACATCGTGCTCCGCCTCTTCCCCGACGTGCGCACCCAATACGAGCGTGCCGTGCTCGACGCGATGACGAAGGCCGGCATCGGGCCCGACGACCCCGTGCTGCTCGTGGGGTTCAGCCAGGGCGGCATCCTCGCGGGACACCTCGCGGCGAACCGGTCCGATGCGTTCAACTTCGAGGGCGTGGTGGCCTACGGCGCGCCCATCGACGACATGGCGATCCCGTCGAAGACGACGGTCGTCTCGATGCAGCACGAGGGCGACATCGTGCACCAGCTCGACCTCACCGGACCACCGCGTTCGACCGACACCTGGACGACCTATTCCCGCGACGTGCCTCCAGGGGTCAACCCGTCGACGGGGGAGCCGTACTCGGCCCAGCCGCACAACAACGTCGCCTACCAGCAGACCGCGCGCGACCTCCTCGCTGCGGACCCGACCATCGACGACGGACTCGCGCAGTTCTTCGGCACCGTCGGCGACAGCGCTCAATACACGTTCGCGGAGTAG